In Mycolicibacter virginiensis, the DNA window AATTCGACGGCCCGGTCACCGGCGTCGATGTCCACTCCGGCCGATGCGTAGGTAACGCCCTGGGAGCTTGATTCTGCTGAGGTCATCGCGGTAAAGGCTACCGGTCGCCGACTGCGTTCGGTATTGCGCTCGACGTTACGGGCTCAGAGCCGGTTGTGGCGGACCTGATTGAACGGTACGCCGCGGTCGGCGGCGTACTCGCGAGGCAGGCCCAGAACGCGCTCGGCGATGACGTTGCGCGCCATCTCGTCGCTGCCGCCACCGAGGCCCACGGTCTGTCGTGACAGATACCGCCGGCCGGCTCTGAGCAGGTGCGCCTCGTCGTCCACCACGGCCAACGGACCGGCGACCGCCATGGCGGTGTCGACCTCCAGGTAGGTCACATCGGAATGGAACAGCCGGATGATCGAAGCCGCGGCCGGCGGAAGTTCACCGCTGCGCATGCCGCGCCCGGCGTAGTCGATGAGCTTGTCGCGCACCATGCGCCGGGCCAGCACCCGGCCGATCTGGTCCTGGGTCAGCGGGTCGTCGGCGGTGCCGGCGTCGTGCGCCAAGGTCAGGAAGTCGCCGGCAGCCATCTCGGTGCGCTCGGGGCCGCGCCCGCTGGCGAACTCCGAACCCTGCCCCACCGCCCGCCGCTCGTGGTAGAGCAGCCGCGACGCGACGTCCCAGCCCTTGTTGACCTCGCCCACCACCGTGTCGGGCCCGAGCCGCAACCCGTCGAAGAACTCTTCGCAGAACTCGTTGGAGCCGTCGACCTGCTCGATGCGGCGCAGCGTGACGCCGGGCGCGTCGATCGGCACCAGGAACATCGTCAGGCCGTCGTGCTTGGGCACCGTCGAATCGGTGCGGGCCAGCAGCAACCCGAAGTCGGCGGCGAACGCACTGGTGCTCCACGTCTTGGCCCCGCTGACCACCCAGTCGTCGCCGTCGCGCTCGGCGCGGGTGATCAGGCCGGCCAGATCGGATCCGCCGCTGGGCTCCGAGAGCAGCTGCACCAGCACCTCGTCACCGCGCAGGGCCGCGCTGATGTGGCGGCGCTTCTGTTCCTCACTGCCGGTGTCGAGCAGGGTGGCGCAGCAGATGGTGAAGGTCGGGACGTTGAGGATCAGCGGCATCTCGTAGCCGGCGGACACCGCGTCGAAGGCCTTCTGGTAGCTCAGGCCCAGGCCGAGGCCGCCGTATTCGCGGGGGAAGCAGATCCCGGCGAAGCCGCCGTCGTACAGCCGCCGCTGCAGTTCGCGTGCGCGCTGCCAGGCGCCGTCGTCGTCGCGACCGTTGCGCGGGGGGTGCTGCGGGTCCAGGCGCGGCATGTTGGCGGCCAGCCAGTCGCGTGCCGACGCGGCGAAGGCCTCAACGGTGATGTCGGTCATGCGGCGGGCTCCGTGCTGTTGGCGGCCGCGTAGATGGCCTGGTGGTGCTCGGCGGGAGTGCCGAGCAGATTCCGGTACAGGGTGGCCCGGCGCAGATACAGGTGCAGGTCGTGTTCCCAGGTGACGCCGATCCCGCCGTGCAGTTGCACGCACTCCTGAATCAGCCGGCCGGCATGTTCACCGAGATAGGACTTGGCCGCGCCGGCCCACATGGCGGCGTCGGGATCCCGCGCGGCGACCTTGTCCACCGCACCGGCGGTGATCGCGCGGCAGGCGTGCAGCCACATGGTCATGTCGGCGAGCCGGTGTTTGATCGCCTGATAGGACGCCAGCGGCCGGCCGAAGCTGTACCGGTCGCGGGCCCACGCGACGGTCATGGTCATGACGGCGTCCAGGATTCCGGCGGTTTCGGCGCACACCAGCACGATCCCGACCTGGGTCTGCCGGTCGATGAGCGCACCGGTCTGTGCCGCGGTGCCCACTACGGCGGACGCGTCGATTTCGGTATCGCTGAATTCGATCCGCGCGTACTGCTTCACCAGATCGATGCCGGGTTGCGGCGTG includes these proteins:
- a CDS encoding acyl-CoA dehydrogenase family protein, with product MTDITVEAFAASARDWLAANMPRLDPQHPPRNGRDDDGAWQRARELQRRLYDGGFAGICFPREYGGLGLGLSYQKAFDAVSAGYEMPLILNVPTFTICCATLLDTGSEEQKRRHISAALRGDEVLVQLLSEPSGGSDLAGLITRAERDGDDWVVSGAKTWSTSAFAADFGLLLARTDSTVPKHDGLTMFLVPIDAPGVTLRRIEQVDGSNEFCEEFFDGLRLGPDTVVGEVNKGWDVASRLLYHERRAVGQGSEFASGRGPERTEMAAGDFLTLAHDAGTADDPLTQDQIGRVLARRMVRDKLIDYAGRGMRSGELPPAAASIIRLFHSDVTYLEVDTAMAVAGPLAVVDDEAHLLRAGRRYLSRQTVGLGGGSDEMARNVIAERVLGLPREYAADRGVPFNQVRHNRL